CGCCAACATGCTCAGCGAGTTGAAGTCGTCGAGGTAGTTGCCGAGGACATAGGGGTGCACGTCGTAGGCGCTGCCGTCCATGTAGGCGCCGCTCGCTTTGCCAGGCTGCGGATAGAGATCGATCCAGCCGCTGCGCGCGCCCAGCGCCTGCGCAAGCACGGCGGCGTACTCGCCCCCCAAGGGCGCCAGCGCAGCCTGCAGCGTCTCGCGCGCCCGCGCCAAGGGGAAGTGGAAGCTCGCGCGCTCGACGATCGGCGCGTAGAGGTCATGATAGCGCAGCCGCGCGACGCCGAGCCGCCGACGACGCAGTCGGAAATAGCGATGCAGCAGGGGCAGGTGCTCGTGAGCCGCGGCGATCGTCCGTGAGTACACCTCGAGCGGCAGCTCGTCATCGTGCAGCGCGGCGGCCAAGGCAGTGTCGTAGCGTCGCGCCCGCGCGAAGGTGATGTTGGCGTTGACCTGCGCGCTCAGCAAAGCGGCCAGGGTGTGACGGTAGCGCTGGAAGGTCCCGAAGTAGGTCGAGAAGGCGCGCTCGCGCAGCGCCCGGTCGGGCGCCGCCCGGTAGCGCGGGAAAAGCGCCTGCGTCAAGGGTAGGCCGCGCCCGGTTGCGCTGCGCAGCGGCGGAAAGACGAGGTCGGCGCCGCAGAAGGTCGCGTAGGCCTGCTGTCCCGTCTCGCGCAGGAGCGACGTGCGCGCCAGCAACGCCTCCTCCGCCGCCGAGAGCAGATGTGGCCGGAGGCGCAGCACCTCGCCGAGGAAGCGCGTGTAAGCTGCGAGCGACGGATGCTGGCAGAGTCGGCGCAGTCGCGGCTCGGGCAGCGCGGCGAGCTCGGGCTCGATGAACGAGCAGGCCTCGAGCAGCTCGGTCGCCAGCTTTTCGGCCACCTCGCGCAGCGCCTGGTAGCGCGCGACGCGCGTGTCCTCATCGTGCCGACGTTCCGCGTAGCTCGTCAGCCGCGCCAGGTCGCGCTGCGCCGCGAAGGCTCGGTCGAGGCAGCGCCGCACGGGCGCGGGGCCACCGGCCAAGGTCCCGCGACACGCGCGAATGCCTGCCAGCGCGGCCCTCAGCGCGCGCCGCGCCCGCCCCCAGGCGGCCTCGCTCGGATAGAGGTGCCGCGTGTTCCACCGCAGCGCTGGAGCTGTTGCCGAACGAGCGGAGCGGGCGGTCTTCATCGGGGCCCCTGATCCTCTGCCGGGAGCTCCAACCCCCCGGCCCCCACCACCAGGGTGCGCCCGAAGCGCTCACCGACCTTCAGCCCGAAGGCCACCAGCGTCTGGTCATCGCTCTGCGGTGCGCCGCGCACGAAGCGCTGTACGTCGGCGACGACGCGCCGCACGACCTCGCCGGGCTCCGCGCGACCGCCCGTGATCGCCTTGCGCAAGCGCATCATGCCGTAGTCCCGGCCGTCGCGATTGAGCGCCTCGTTGATGCCATCGGTGTAGAGCAGCACCACGTCTCCGGGGACGAGCTGGTAGATCTCCTGCGGGTAGTGCATTTCGGGCACGACGCCCAGTGCGACGGCCGTCGCGTCGTCGAGCTCGGACACCCCGCTGAAGCGATGACTGCAGACGATCGGCGGCTGGTGACCGGCGTTGGCCACGCTGAAGGTGCGCGCCTCGAGGTCGAGCAGGATGAAGAGCACGGTGGCGAACATCGCGTCCTGTTCGGCCGCGATCAGGATGCTGTTGGCGTGATCGAGCACGGCCGACGGCTGCGGATTGGTGTGGGCGTGCAGGCGAATCGCCGTGGTCAGCTTCGCCATCAGCAGCGCCGCGCTGACGCCCTTGCCCGAGACGTCGCCGACGAGGATGCCGATCAACGAGGGCCGGAGCTCGATCACGTCATAGAAATCACCCCCCACCTGCTGCGCGGCCGCGTAGTGGGTCTCGAACTCGAGCCCGGGCACGCGGGGGAGCTGCCGCGGCAGGAACCCCTCCTGGATGCGCCGAGCGAGCTGCAGATCGGCCTCCAGCCGCTGTTGCGAGAGCAGCGACTGCCCCGCGCGCGCGTTGGCGATCGCCAGCGCCGCCTGGCGCGCAATCGCCGAGAGCAGCGTCAGATCCTCGGGCGAGAAGGGCAGGGCCCCCGGCCGACCCTCGAGGTGAATCGTGCCAAGCGCCTCGCCACGGCAGATCAAAGGAGCACCCATCTTCGGGGCCCCCGGCGCCTGCTGCAGCGGCCTGGCACCGCCGCTATCGACGGCCCCACGCGGGCTCGCCCAGCTCGAGCTGCGACTCGACGCCGCTGGATCGCCGATGACCCCGGCGCCGCGCCGCAGCACCTGGTCGACGATGGTCTGGGAGAAGGTGACGTCCGCGCCGAGCGCGCCCGTGCGCTGCTTGATGGCCTCGGGGACCAGCTGCCCAGTCTGGCGGTTGACCAGCAGCGCGAAGGCGCGATCGGCCTGGGGAAAGACGGCGAAGAGATGGCCGAGCACCTTATCCAGCAGGCGCGGCAGGTCGAGCTCATTGACCAGCGCGTCCGCCACGGCATACATCGCCTTGAGCATGCGGACGGCGCGGTCCTGCGGCAGGGCATCGAGGCCCTGCGCCTCACGCGCAGCGGCCGCAGTGAGCTGCACGGTGGTTTCGGCATCGAGGCGCAGCTCGCCGCTCTCGGGCTCGACCATCTCGGCGATCACGGTCTGCACGTCCGGCACCCAGCGCGGCTGGGGATCGGGGTCGAAGCGAAAAGCCGAGCCGCCGATGCGCAGGATGTCGCGCGGCGCGAGGCGATGCCGCGTGACCAGTTGGTCGTTGACG
This genomic stretch from Pseudomonadota bacterium harbors:
- a CDS encoding oligoendopeptidase F family protein, with product MKTARSARSATAPALRWNTRHLYPSEAAWGRARRALRAALAGIRACRGTLAGGPAPVRRCLDRAFAAQRDLARLTSYAERRHDEDTRVARYQALREVAEKLATELLEACSFIEPELAALPEPRLRRLCQHPSLAAYTRFLGEVLRLRPHLLSAAEEALLARTSLLRETGQQAYATFCGADLVFPPLRSATGRGLPLTQALFPRYRAAPDRALRERAFSTYFGTFQRYRHTLAALLSAQVNANITFARARRYDTALAAALHDDELPLEVYSRTIAAAHEHLPLLHRYFRLRRRRLGVARLRYHDLYAPIVERASFHFPLARARETLQAALAPLGGEYAAVLAQALGARSGWIDLYPQPGKASGAYMDGSAYDVHPYVLGNYLDDFNSLSMLAHELGHALHSFFSNRAQPYPKAEYATFVAEVASTLNEILLSAHLRRSARTPRQRLFLLGEQLEGFRTTFFRQALFAEFELAIYERAEAGQALTADVLSAVYLRLLRKYHGHERGVVEVDERCAIEWACIPHFFLGFYVFQYATGWTAATALAEAIAREGAAASRRYAEALLTTGRSAPPLVLLARAGVDLTGIEPYRLAMAAFERALAEAEALAAGAKASRPPAIP
- a CDS encoding SpoIIE family protein phosphatase, translated to MPTLVAIRGPSAGKHYPIAGTCVLGRSFNSEVYIGDLNVSRRHAQITQAADGHCVIEDLGSGNGTFVNDQLVTRHRLAPRDILRIGGSAFRFDPDPQPRWVPDVQTVIAEMVEPESGELRLDAETTVQLTAAAAREAQGLDALPQDRAVRMLKAMYAVADALVNELDLPRLLDKVLGHLFAVFPQADRAFALLVNRQTGQLVPEAIKQRTGALGADVTFSQTIVDQVLRRGAGVIGDPAASSRSSSWASPRGAVDSGGARPLQQAPGAPKMGAPLICRGEALGTIHLEGRPGALPFSPEDLTLLSAIARQAALAIANARAGQSLLSQQRLEADLQLARRIQEGFLPRQLPRVPGLEFETHYAAAQQVGGDFYDVIELRPSLIGILVGDVSGKGVSAALLMAKLTTAIRLHAHTNPQPSAVLDHANSILIAAEQDAMFATVLFILLDLEARTFSVANAGHQPPIVCSHRFSGVSELDDATAVALGVVPEMHYPQEIYQLVPGDVVLLYTDGINEALNRDGRDYGMMRLRKAITGGRAEPGEVVRRVVADVQRFVRGAPQSDDQTLVAFGLKVGERFGRTLVVGAGGLELPAEDQGPR